The Betta splendens chromosome 4, fBetSpl5.4, whole genome shotgun sequence genome contains a region encoding:
- the commd2 gene encoding COMM domain-containing protein 2 codes for MLLVLTEGHKEHLAFLPMVPVSVVGDFGRIALQFLGKGCSPKVYEGAARKLGVPVEMVQQGVEGLMFLMTQSSKHMISEVDFLDSVMVLGFSEELNQILLQLYLQHHNQIRAILSHLPFNLPTYHNLEWRLDVQLASRSVWQQVIPILTVHLHLTGEHERCIERNSRLLQTDPSTLLHLISALEAALASMKTSHTRRILRNIK; via the exons ATGTTACTGGTTTTGACAGAAGGCCATAAGGAGCATCTGGCCTTCCTACCAATGGTCCCCGTCTCAG TGGTTGGGGATTTTGGGCGCATTGCACTGCAGTTCCTCGGGAAAGGCTGCAGCCCCAAGGTCTATGAAGGAGCAGCCA GAAAGCTGGGTGTTCCTGTAGAAATGGTGCAGCAAGGAGTGGAAGGCTTAATGTTCTTGATGACCCAGAGCTCCAAACACATG ATTTCCGAAGTGGATTTCCTGGACTCTGTGATGGTTTTGGGATTTAGTGAGGAACTTAATCAAATCCTTCTACAG CTCTACCTACAGCACCACAATCAGATACGAGCCATCTTGAGTCATTTGCCTTTTAACCTGCCTACGTACCACAACCTGGAATGGAGACTGGatgtccag TTGGCGAGTCGCTCAGTCTGGCAGCAGGTGATTCCTATACTCACAGTACATCTGCACCTGACTGGAGAGCATGAGAGGTGCATCGAGCGAAATAGCCGGCTTCTGCAGACAGACCCCAGCACCCTGCTGCATCTAATTTCAGCACTGGAAGCTGCTCTGGCTAGCATGAAGACAAGTCACACTCGGCGCATATTGCGCAACATCAAATAA